TGCAGTCGTTGAGTCATGAAAACGGTCCGCAATTACAACCGCACCTTCGTTTAACAGGGGCCTGATTACTTCTCTCACAACCTGGGCTCTTGCACCCGAAAAAAGAAATATTTCGGTTTCGTCACACATTTCAAAGTGTTTCTTGTTCAGCAATATTTCTCTGATTTTTTCGGAAATTTGCGTTCCACCCGGTTCACGAACTATATGGACTTTCCTGCCAAGACGCTCGAGATAATCTCTTAAGAGGTTTATTTGTGTGGTCTTGCCACAAAAATCGATTCCTTCAAAACTTATAAACATGCTGCTACTGCTTTACTAAATATTTAATTCTGGGTGGTTTTACATCGATAAAAGTAATGTTGTCCGGAAGCACTATATTTGGCAATGCGGTTCCTGTGGAATCATTCACCAGTTCTCTGTAATTTAACAGAGCTTTTACTTCTTCCGGTTTTAACGCCCCGATTCTGTCGATACCACCTCTTACAACAACCGTAACTTCCTCCGGCACGAGTACCACTTCCTTACCCTGAGGATTCTCTATAACCACAAGCCTGACTCCCTCGATCTCTTTGTCTGCAATTTTTTGTACATCAATTTCTGCAGTAACTTTGCCGGGAAAGATTTCAAGTCCATCAACCAGATCAAGATTAATCTCGACTGTGGTCTTCTCTTTCAAACCGGTTAATTCAAATCTTTGAGATTTTATCGATCTGATTTTATCCGTCAGTTGTTTGCTCCCTTTTATCCTGACCCGGTCAGGAGTTATTTTTACTTTGCTCGCCAATCCGAATCCTTCTTCATACTGCAACACCAGATCGAGTGTTACGGGTTTTTCGGCATACTCCACTTCCTCCGTTTTTATTTTGAGAAACGAAGGTGAAATATCAACAATTGTAAAGTCGGATGAAAGCCACCCGTTTTCGGCAATCAGGGTTCGAAGATTTATCTCCGAATTGACATTCTCTTTCGATATGGGAATTACGAATTTATTTTCCGGATTGAAATAGAGGGATATAAATTTCCAGCCGGAACCTCTTAACTTCACATTAACATATCTGGGAATGGTGTAGTCGACAGCCAGATTAGGGGGCAGGTTTGTGTAGGCTATCGGAATGGATGAATTTAAATAAAAATCACCGGACAAGGTTATGAATATCCATGCCCCGGCAGCTAAAAGCAGGGAGACAATTATTGATGGCAGATTTTGCTTCATTACTGAGTGCCGTGGATCCCGGGTCTTTTATCCGTTCAGGATCCTTTGCCTAAAGCAGCGAAAAGCCTGAGCAATTCTTCTTTATTGGCAACCGAAATCTCCCTCCCTTTTATCGGGAAACCGGCGGTCGATCTGGCAAGAGTTCTTAAATCGGTTACCTTCATGTCCTCCAATCCGGCAGGCAATGAAACTTTTGTCACTTCCGGTCGCTGTTTCGGTTCCGGTTTCGCTTTTGGAGGAGTCACCGGTTTTGCACTTTCAGTCACAGCCGTTTTAGTAACTACAACTTTCGGTTGAAGCGGTGGTGAAGGTACATCTTTCGAAACAGGTCGGGGTGGTTCTCCTGATGACTTTGGGGTCACAACAGTAGTTTCCCGTGATTTCTCAATTTTTACACTCTCAACAGGCTCCGCTTTTTCAATCACACCCGGAACAATAAAATCCAGTTGCAGATCAGGGCGGGGTATAACATGGGTGGATACAAGTTCACCAACCCGCGAAGCAGCGGCTGCACCGGCTTCCACCGCCGTTTTCACAGCCGCTGTTTCACCAATTATTTTAATTGTTATGAGTGCCGGATTGGTTTTTTCTCTCCCGATCAGTTTCACATTGGCTGCCTTGCACATCGCATCGGCAGCTTCAATGGCTCCTACCAATCCTTTCGTTTCTACCAATCCCAGTGCGGGTTGCTGTTTCAATTTTGTCCTGCTTATTTTGGTCTGTTAGGAATGATCAGTTCTACATCGCTGTGTGGTCTTGGAATTACATGAACAGATACAAGTTCACCAACTCTCTGAGCTGCAGCAGCACCGGCATCCGTGGCTGCCTTCACAGCACCGACATCTCCGCGTACCATTACAGTTACATAACCACCACCGATGGTCTCTTTTCCAATCAATTCAACATTGGCGGCTTTAACCATTGCGTCTGCAGCCTCGATTGCGCCAACCAATCCTTTTGTTTCGATCATTCCTAAAGCATCTAATGCCATTATCTTCTCCGAAATTTATGTTATTTTGAACTATAAAATAGTCAGTAGAACAATAATAGTCAATTTAATTCTTACTATTGTGGCAATTCTACCGTAAAAAACATTGAAGTACCCTTGCCCGGGGCACTTTTACACCAAATTCTGCCGTTCAATTTTGTAATGAACTCGTAACACAGCGTCAAACCAATGCCGGTGCCGGCTTCATTTGCCGTTCCATGGCGGGAGCGAATTCCCGGTTTAAAGAGCTCTTTTTGAATCTCCTCGTCCATCCCGATCCCCTGATCGCTGATTCTAAAGACCGCATGATTTTTTTCCTCTCTTATCTCTATCTCAATCTGGCTTCCGGCTGGACTGAATTTAATCGCATTGGAAAGAAGATTGCGGATAACAGTTTTTATCATCTCCTCATCAGTATAAACAACTACAAGAGCATTCCCCGAGAAATCCACTTTGAGATTCTTCCCGATCAGTTGCCCTGCAAGTTCACCAACCACCAGGGTGGCGAGGTCATTTAAGAGTACCACATCTTTGCAGACTGAAAGTTTTCCGGTCTGACTTCTCGCCCAGTTTAATAAATTCGATAACAGGCCATAGGTTGATCTCGACACATTTTCAATCTGACTCAGGAAATAAAACCGCTGCTTCTCCTCGAGTGAGTTCATATCCTTCAATAACAGTTCGGAGAAAGAGATAAGAACATTGAACTGGTTCTTTAAATCGTGCGCAATAATCGAAAAGAATTTATCCTTTGTCGAGTTGAGTTCACCGAGCCGTTTGTTCATTTCCATAATTTTATCTTCAGCCTCGAGCCTCTCTTTGATGCTTCTGAGTACTGTAAGAATAGCGTTTTTCCCCCGAAAACTCACCATTGTCAGAGACATTTCAACCGGAACCGGATCCCCTGTTTTTCTCCTTAACAGCCGGGATGACACCACAGAATCGTGGGTCATAATCTTTTCAAGCTCTTCCGCATTCTCTATCTGCTCATCACAAAAAACAGTCGAGAAGTGTTTCCCGGTAATTTCTGATTTCTTAAAGCCGGTCGTCGACTCCCAAATATTGTTGACCTCGAGAATTTCTCCTGTCTGTCCGTCAATCAGCATGAGATAATCGAGCATCTCATTAAAAATCTCCCTGTAGCCGTCGGCTTCCTTTTCACCGGATTTTACCGGAGCGAATGAATCCATTATCAAACCAGAGCTTTATTTATATCGTCCTCACTCCACGAGTGGGAGTTATCAATGGCATCATAAATTCTTTCGGAATTTTCCACCACGGTGTACATCTTCAAATGATCCCTCCCCAGAAAATCCTCACTCACTGTGTGCTCCATAAATTCGAGCCATTTATCGTAAAAACTGTTTACATTTACAATCACCACAGGATTTGTGTAATGACCGAGTCGCTTCATCGTAAGAACCTGATAAAGTTCTTCCATGGTACCACTTCCTCCCGGCAGCACGACTATTGCGACGCTTCCTTCAATCATTTTTAATTTCCGGCTCTCCATATCACCTGTCAGTTCAAGTGAGGAAATGTCGTCTCTTCCCCATTCCAAATCCATCATAAACTCAGGAATTATTCCCGCCACTCTTCCACCTGCCGACAGGGCACCGTCAGATACAGCTCCCATCAGTCCGTGCCGCCCTCCTCCGTACACAAGAATATCATTGTGTGAAGCAATGGTCTCTCCCAGACGAAATGCATCCGAAAGGTAAACTGCCTTCGATTTGGTGCTTGAAGCACAGAAAACGGCTATTCTTCTATCCATCGATTTTATTAAATTCAAAATTGAAATATAGGTATTTCAAAAATTCCCGTAAACATAAAAATAAATTATTGTCGTCACATCTGAAGAATGGTAAAATGTCTATATTTGCAGGAACTTATATGCATTTATTTAAGTAAAACCGACATGAAAACATCAAAATTAGTAACAATTATAGCATTGTTCGTGGTTTTTGCCCTTTTTCCACAATCGCTGGTGAAGACAAAAGCCGGGATCCTCGTTTCATCAGGAAATGACCTGGTTAAACTGAAATCAAACTCCACACTAAAAATTGGAGATAAATACAGAATACTTCTTCAACCTGATTCCGGTGGATACGGTTACTATGTTCTCGTAAGCGGGAAAAGTGCCAAATCACTTTTTCTTGGAAGGGCGTATAAAAATCAGATACTTGCCTACCCCGGCAAGGGCGATTTTGTCAAATTCCCCTCAAAAGGCGATCACCAGCTCTTTCTGATCTATTCACTCAAGAAAATATCCGATATTGAATCGTTGTTTAAATCGAAGGATGAAGCGAAGGCGGATGATTTCCTGAAACTTGCGGGGAAAATTAAAAAGCAGACCAAGCAGAATGTTACAGATGATTCACAGGTCGATATCATCATCGCAGGAAATGCCAGAGGCAATCAGGATGTGCTCGACAAGGATTTCCTGCAAAAAGTAAAACCCTTTGCAACAAAGGATATCCTTTTGCTGGAATACAAAATAAAAGTTAAATAAGTCTAAATCAGAGCAGGGATTTTGACAAAAAATTTGGAGCCGTTCCCCTCTTTGCTTTCAAAGTAGAGGTCGCCTCCATTCTTGAGCATGAATTCTTTTGACAGAATCAGACCAAGGCCTGTGCCCGATTCCCCGTCTGTACCCTCACGCGAGACACGATATCCCAATCTAAACATCTTCCTCTGTGAGTCTTCGGAGATACCAATACCGCTGTCAGCCACAAACACAGTGACGAAACCTTCTTCGACTGTATGACCGACATGTACAACCCCGCCTTTTGGTGTAAACTTCAGTGCATTGGTAATCACATTCCTGATCACAGTGTCCACCATGTTTGCATCTGCACACACGGAGAGCCTCTCATTCACAGAATTAATCATATTTATCTCTTTTTTGAGAATTTGTGACTCACACAATTTCAATATTCGTTCAATGGTCTCCTGAAGATCAAATGGGACAGGTTCAAAATCCATGTTGCCTGTGCGGAGTCTGCTCCATGCAAGAAGATTTTCGATGAGATTGTAAACAAGTTGAGCCGATTCATACATCCTCACAGAAAAATCACCCAGGTCTTCCTTGCTTATCTCTTCATAATATTTAGCGATATACTCGGAAAAACCGAGGAACCCGGTGAAGGGATTTTTAAGATCGTGGGCAATTAAGGCAAAGAACTTGTCCTTTGCCACATTCTGCTCTTCAAGTTCGAGGATAGTCCTCTCAAGGTCGTTTTCCGCCCCGTTTTTATGATCCGAAAGAGATGGTGGCGGGTTTTGAGCGAGGATTCTTTTATAGAGATTTAATCTTTTTTCAACCAGAAGATTATCTGCCGGAAAGACAAGATGATCAGACATCAATTCCCTCGAATGAGCGCTTAGCAGCCGCACTTCTGTCGATCCTGATACAAGCACAAGTAATTTCCCTGAGCCGGCTTTCCCGCTGAAGAAATTGAGCGCATCTTCAACCAGCCATGTGTCCTTGGTGAAAAAGATGAAAATCACCGATACACCGGCAAAACTCTGCGATTTATAGTTCGAATAAGTAAATGATTTTGCGGAAAACCCGCCCGGAGAAAGCAACTTTCC
This Bacteroidota bacterium DNA region includes the following protein-coding sequences:
- the eutM gene encoding ethanolamine utilization microcompartment protein EutM, yielding MALDALGMIETKGLVGAIEAADAMVKAANVELIGKETIGGGYVTVMVRGDVGAVKAATDAGAAAAQRVGELVSVHVIPRPHSDVELIIPNRPK
- a CDS encoding PAS domain-containing sensor histidine kinase; the encoded protein is MDSFAPVKSGEKEADGYREIFNEMLDYLMLIDGQTGEILEVNNIWESTTGFKKSEITGKHFSTVFCDEQIENAEELEKIMTHDSVVSSRLLRRKTGDPVPVEMSLTMVSFRGKNAILTVLRSIKERLEAEDKIMEMNKRLGELNSTKDKFFSIIAHDLKNQFNVLISFSELLLKDMNSLEEKQRFYFLSQIENVSRSTYGLLSNLLNWARSQTGKLSVCKDVVLLNDLATLVVGELAGQLIGKNLKVDFSGNALVVVYTDEEMIKTVIRNLLSNAIKFSPAGSQIEIEIREEKNHAVFRISDQGIGMDEEIQKELFKPGIRSRHGTANEAGTGIGLTLCYEFITKLNGRIWCKSAPGKGTSMFFTVELPQ
- a CDS encoding TIGR00730 family Rossman fold protein, which encodes MDRRIAVFCASSTKSKAVYLSDAFRLGETIASHNDILVYGGGRHGLMGAVSDGALSAGGRVAGIIPEFMMDLEWGRDDISSLELTGDMESRKLKMIEGSVAIVVLPGGSGTMEELYQVLTMKRLGHYTNPVVIVNVNSFYDKWLEFMEHTVSEDFLGRDHLKMYTVVENSERIYDAIDNSHSWSEDDINKALV
- a CDS encoding HAMP domain-containing histidine kinase, yielding MEETIKYSAVIIGEDLIDMSLFGKLLSPGGFSAKSFTYSNYKSQSFAGVSVIFIFFTKDTWLVEDALNFFSGKAGSGKLLVLVSGSTEVRLLSAHSRELMSDHLVFPADNLLVEKRLNLYKRILAQNPPPSLSDHKNGAENDLERTILELEEQNVAKDKFFALIAHDLKNPFTGFLGFSEYIAKYYEEISKEDLGDFSVRMYESAQLVYNLIENLLAWSRLRTGNMDFEPVPFDLQETIERILKLCESQILKKEINMINSVNERLSVCADANMVDTVIRNVITNALKFTPKGGVVHVGHTVEEGFVTVFVADSGIGISEDSQRKMFRLGYRVSREGTDGESGTGLGLILSKEFMLKNGGDLYFESKEGNGSKFFVKIPALI